One window of the Pirellulales bacterium genome contains the following:
- a CDS encoding 2,3-bisphosphoglycerate-independent phosphoglycerate mutase, giving the protein MDMHELTRELQHKNDSKIVMIVADGLGGLPMQPGGLTELETAQTPNLDALAARGVLGLSIPVKPGIAPGSGPGHLGLFGYDPLKYVIGRGALEATGIGFDLGPHDVAIRGNFCTLDAEGRITDRRAGRISSEESKPLAIRLREVKIQGVEVFVEPVKEHRFVVVLRAAGLGGDVHDTDPQATGVPPLDPVAAKPGSEKTVEVAKQLIAQARRLLASEKKANGVTLRGFSAKPALPSYEEVYGLRAAAIAVYPMYKGLARLVGMQIVGQAQTLAEQVAVLKENWDSFDFFFLHYKYTDSTGEDGNFAAKVKRIEELDAAMPGISALGPTVLIVTGDHSTPSFLKSHSWHPVPTLLVSDCCRSDGSTKFGERDALRGGLGQFEAKYLMPLALANAGRLAKYGA; this is encoded by the coding sequence ATGGACATGCACGAACTGACCCGCGAGTTGCAGCATAAGAACGATTCCAAGATCGTGATGATCGTGGCCGATGGGCTTGGCGGGTTGCCGATGCAGCCGGGCGGATTGACGGAGTTGGAGACGGCCCAAACGCCGAATCTCGATGCGCTGGCCGCGCGCGGCGTGCTGGGGCTGAGCATTCCGGTCAAGCCGGGGATCGCGCCCGGCAGCGGGCCGGGGCATTTGGGACTGTTCGGTTACGATCCGCTGAAGTATGTGATCGGCCGCGGGGCGCTCGAGGCCACCGGGATCGGCTTCGATCTTGGCCCGCACGACGTGGCGATCCGCGGCAATTTCTGCACGCTCGATGCCGAGGGGCGGATCACCGATCGCCGCGCCGGACGGATTTCGTCCGAGGAAAGCAAGCCGTTGGCGATCCGTTTGCGCGAAGTGAAGATTCAGGGGGTCGAGGTGTTCGTCGAGCCGGTCAAGGAGCATCGGTTCGTGGTTGTGCTCCGAGCAGCGGGACTCGGTGGCGACGTGCATGACACCGATCCGCAGGCGACTGGCGTGCCGCCGCTCGATCCGGTCGCGGCCAAACCGGGCAGCGAGAAAACGGTCGAGGTCGCGAAGCAGTTGATCGCCCAGGCCCGCAGGCTGCTGGCGAGCGAGAAGAAGGCCAATGGCGTGACGCTCCGCGGTTTCTCCGCCAAGCCGGCGTTGCCGAGTTACGAGGAGGTCTATGGCCTGCGAGCGGCCGCGATCGCCGTCTATCCGATGTACAAGGGGCTGGCCAGACTGGTCGGGATGCAGATCGTCGGGCAGGCCCAAACGCTCGCCGAGCAAGTAGCGGTTCTCAAGGAAAACTGGGACTCGTTCGATTTCTTCTTCCTCCATTACAAGTACACCGATTCGACTGGCGAGGATGGCAACTTCGCCGCCAAAGTGAAGCGGATCGAAGAACTCGATGCGGCCATGCCGGGCATCTCGGCCCTCGGCCCGACTGTGCTCATCGTAACCGGCGACCATAGCACGCCGAGCTTCTTGAAGAGCCACAGTTGGCATCCCGTGCCGACGCTATTGGTCTCCGACTGCTGCCGCTCGGACGGCTCGACGAAATTCGGCGAACGCGATGCACTGCGGGGCGGCCTCGGACAATTCGAGGCCAAGTATCTCATGCCGCTCGCGCTGGCAAATGCTGGACGCCTGGCGAAGTATGGCGCGTGA
- a CDS encoding PTS sugar transporter subunit IIA codes for MADYDFDIESLAVYLHLAPPQVARLTERGKLPGRKVQGVWRFSQAEIHHWLENRIGLSDEEGLTELEGFLRPAVADEEALPSIADCLPVEAIVVPLGARTRGSVVKEMVDAAARTGLVWDPARMTDAVQAREELHSTALENGVALLHPRRPLASILGGPVLAFGRTDRGIPFGGSVLTDLFFLICSVEDRGHLQTLARLSRLVGNAEFLTDLRAAADALAVHELLERAEEGLPESGK; via the coding sequence ATGGCCGACTACGATTTCGATATCGAAAGTCTCGCTGTCTATTTGCACCTTGCGCCGCCGCAGGTCGCGCGGCTGACAGAGCGCGGGAAGCTGCCGGGCCGCAAGGTGCAGGGGGTTTGGCGATTCTCGCAAGCTGAGATTCACCACTGGCTTGAGAACCGGATCGGGTTGTCCGACGAAGAAGGGCTGACCGAATTGGAAGGCTTCTTGCGCCCCGCTGTTGCCGACGAGGAGGCGCTGCCATCAATCGCCGACTGTCTACCGGTCGAGGCCATTGTCGTGCCTCTCGGTGCGCGCACGCGCGGCTCGGTCGTCAAGGAAATGGTCGACGCGGCCGCCCGCACGGGGCTTGTCTGGGATCCTGCGCGGATGACCGACGCCGTTCAAGCGCGGGAAGAATTGCACTCGACGGCGCTCGAGAACGGCGTGGCGCTGCTACATCCGCGGCGGCCGCTGGCGAGCATCTTGGGTGGGCCAGTGCTCGCCTTCGGCCGAACGGATCGCGGCATCCCCTTCGGCGGCAGCGTGCTAACTGACCTGTTTTTTTTGATCTGTTCGGTGGAAGATCGGGGCCACTTGCAAACGCTGGCCCGGCTCAGTCGTTTGGTTGGCAATGCAGAGTTCTTGACCGACCTTCGCGCCGCGGCCGATGCGCTGGCTGTGCATGAATTGCTCGAACGAGCTGAAGAGGGACTGCCGGAGAGTGGCAAGTGA